Proteins encoded by one window of Arachis ipaensis cultivar K30076 chromosome B04, Araip1.1, whole genome shotgun sequence:
- the LOC107636582 gene encoding protein MAIN-LIKE 2-like, translated as MRRQQGMHLDERYVPYLQMAGLYHLTRLNESWFRLDESLVSAFVECWHPEMYTFHMPFGDCTITLQDMAYQLGLPIDGYYVSGCLTNFHTYIKGGRPSWAWFEELLGVLPHANCIQKFAMNCSWFQETFGELPDGADEPTVWRWLPYVARLEDMGGYSWGSAALVVIPVHVTRGEQPRGEVSRTVTTASVVDLLAISWIQTRWI; from the exons ATGCGACGGCAGCAGGGTATGCACCTGGACGAGAggtacgttccgtacttgcagatggcagGCTTATACCATCTTACGAGGCTGAACGAGAGCTGGTTTAGGCTGGATGAGTCCCTGGTTAGTGCTTTCGTGGAGTGTTGGCATCCGGAGATGTACACATTTCATATGCCGTTCGGGGATTGCACGATTACACTGCAGGACATGGCGTACCAGTTAGGACTGCCGATCGATGGGTATTATGTTAGTGGTTGCCTGACAAATTTTCATACGTACATCAAGGGTGGTCGCCCAAGTTGGGCATGGTTTGAGGAGCTGCTTGGTGTATTGCCTCATGCAAACTGCATCCAAAAGTTTGCAATGAACTGCAGCTGGTTCCAGGAGACATTTGGAGAGCTTCCTGATGGAGCCGATGAGCCCACTGTTTGGAG GTGGCTGCCATATGTAGCTAGGCTTGAGGACATGGGTGGGTACAGCTGGGGATCAGCTGCTCTCGTGGTTATACCAGTGCATGTGACGCGTGGCGAACAGCCACGTGGTGAAGTTAGCCGGACCGTTACAACTGCTTCAGTCGTGGATCTTTTGGCGATTTCCTGGATTCAGACTCGCTGGATATGA